One Glycine max cultivar Williams 82 chromosome 6, Glycine_max_v4.0, whole genome shotgun sequence DNA segment encodes these proteins:
- the LOC100790108 gene encoding probable calcium-binding protein CML15, with the protein MSKLQVNKLNQLREICATFYMDSDGSLTILELAALLRSIGLNPSGDEIHALLANMDSNGNGFVEFDELVDAILHDISAEILLKQEMLFGVFKCFDRDGNGYITAAELAGAMAKMGQPVTYRELTEMITEADTDGDGVISFNEFVTVMGRSATHFLGLALL; encoded by the coding sequence ATGTCAAAGCTTCAGGTGAATAAACTGAACCAACTAAGAGAAATTTGCGCAACATTCTACATGGATTCGGATGGCAGCCTAACGATTTTGGAGCTAGCTGCGCTCCTTCGGTCAATAGGGCTGAATCCCTCGGGGGATGAAATCCATGCCTTGTTGGCCAACATGGACTCAAATGGCAATGGCTTTGTGGAGTTTGATGAGTTGGTGGATGCAATATTGCATGACATAAGTGCAGAGATTTTGTTGAAACAAGAAATGCTATTTGGGGTGTTCAAGTGTTTTGACCGTGATGGGAATGGTTACATAACGGCAGCGGAGTTAGCAGGGGCAATGGCCAAAATGGGTCAACCCGTTACATATAGAGAGCTCACAGAGATGATCACAGAGGCTGACACAGATGGTGATGGTGTGATTAGTTTCAATGAATTTGTCACTGTGATGGGTAGGTCAGCCACTCACTTCTTAGGCCTTGCATTGTTGTAA
- the LOC106799028 gene encoding uncharacterized protein — MIHGEIHQEQPNWVRSCPPGFKLAIWRIIKQLRISEANSISNNESCEGNDTEDLEVDFEQLISQAEEGKDEDWGLPPKLKRMIKQEDGEVKPHQEKMEILNLGVGEERKEVKQKLRRMKPEMSLKIKEEVKKQFDAGFFDVAQYLKWVANIMPVPKKDGKNAGATYQWAMVALFHDMMHKEIDVYMDDMIAKSKTEEEHLVNLQKLFKRLCKYRLRLNPAKCNFGVKLGKLLGFIVSQKMIEVNLDKMKAILEMLEPRTEKQVRGFLRCLNYIVRFISQLTATCEPLFKLLRKNQSV, encoded by the exons ATGATACACGGAGAAATCCATCAAGAGCAACCAAATTGGGTGCGATCGTGTCCTCCGGGATTCAAATTGGCGATCTGGCGAATCATCAAACAACTCAGGATTTCCGAGGCAAACTCAATATCCAACAATGAGTCCTGCGAAGGTAATGATACCGAGGACCTAGAGGTTGATTTTGAGCAACTGATAAGTCAAGCTGAGGAAGGGAAAGATGAGGATTGGGGGCTTCCCCCAAAGCTAAAAAGAATGATCAAACAGGAAGACGGGGAAGTGAAGCCACACCAAGAAAAAATGGAGATTTTAAACTTAGGTGTTGGTGAAGAAAGAAAGGAGGTCAAG CAAAAGCTACGGAGGATGAAGCCTGAGatgtccttgaagataaaagaagaggtgaaaaagcaatttgacgctggcttCTTTGATGTTGCTCAATACCTGAAATGGGTCGCCAATATCATGCCagtccctaaaaaggatgggaag aacgcTGGGGCAACTTACCAGTGGGCTATGGTAGCattattccatgacatgatgcacaaAGAAATTGATGTCTACATGGATGATATGATTGCCAAGTCaaagaccgaggaggaacaccttgtcaacttgcaAAAGTTGTTCAAGAGGTTGTGTAAGTACCGATTAAGGTTGAATCCCGCAAAGTGCAATTTCGGGGTCAAGTTGGGAAAGTTGCTCGGTTTTATTGTGAGCCAGAAAATGATAGAGGTAAACCTAGACAAAATGAAGGCCATCCTCGAAATGCTCGAGCCACGCACCGAGaagcaggtccgaggtttcctaaGATGTTTGAACTATATAGTGAGGTTCATATCACAGTTGACTGCCACTTGTGAGCCTCTCTTCAAGCTACTGCGTAAGAACCAGTCTGTCTAA